In Salvia miltiorrhiza cultivar Shanhuang (shh) chromosome 4, IMPLAD_Smil_shh, whole genome shotgun sequence, the DNA window ATCTCCGGCACACATTCTCCGTATCCCTTCTCTCTGTATTTCCTCACGATCGCCTCATAATCCGTCTCCCACGGATTCATTGAAGCCTCATCGAATTCCATATCGCTGAACACAAACAGCCTCTTTATCATCTCCTCCGCCTTCAACTTCCCCTTCTCCGCCACTTTCAGTATCACATCGAACACCTTTTGGAAATCAGTGTTCATCCCCCACTCCATTCTTCTCACAAACTCAGTCTTCTCTTTCAAGCTTTCCCCTCTCACTCTCTGGAGCTGAGGGTTTGCGCTGAAGGTGATTAGCTTCCCCTTCCATGGCTCATCGCTCAGCTCCGACACCAGAACTCCTAGCGCCACCGAAACCTCCATCGGGATCCCACACATGCTCCCGGAAACATCACAGATTGCAAGGCAATTGCTCAATTTCCCAACCTTGGCCATGTCCTCCACCATTCTCTTCCACTGAAGCTCCGCGACTTCACCGCCGTCGTCTTCGTCATTCAACGACGCGATTATCTCATGAGGAAGCAATGCGCCTGCAGCGATCTTGGCTTTGCCGGACTTCACTTTCTCAAGATACTCCTTGAACCTTTCTTCATCGTGCTTAAAGAATTTACTCTTGTATGTTTTCATAGCCACAGACGCCACTCTTTTGTAAGGCAGAGATCCCCAATCATTGGCGCCGATATACACCTCCGGCAGCTCCAGCGCCTTCCGCAGCGGCACCAGCACCTCCTTCCTCAGCCTATCCCTCACGCGATACGCGTAATGCGCCTCCTCCACGCCTTCATACTCTGCATATTCCGCCCTCGGAAACACCTTCTTCGCTATGGTTTCACACAGCAGGGTTATTTTGTCAAACGACGAATCCAGAGAGGGGCACCATTTCGCGGCGAGGCTGATCTTGTTCAATTTCCCCGATTTCAGCATCTCCATATCCGATCTCAACCGCTGCGCGAAGAGATCGGAGACTTTGTCGTGCAAGAAATTGAAATGGGGATCCTCATTATACCTGTTTACAACAGTCCTTGCCATTTTCAACCTCTTCTCTTCGCGGGTAATTTTCCCCGGTTGCAGACCTTTTCTAGCCCACATCAACTTCGCCTTCACACTTTGCCTCATGAACAACAAATGTGAATCTGTATCACAATCCCCTAGCAACTTCATCTCCTCCCACGCATCCTTGGCCGATTTCCAAGCTTTCCACTTCTCCCCTATCTCTTTCGCCGATGCTCGCGCGTTGGGGCCTTGAAGAATCCGAAAAAGGATCTCGAGAAAATCTTTGTGGTACCCGAAATCCGCGAAGGCGGCCACGTTGCCGGCTAGGGTTTTGGGGTGGCGGTCATGCAGCCACAGCGCGGCGGTGTAGAAACCTTCTCTATCAGATTTTCCGGTGCCTTTGACTCCGCGGAGATTACAAACGAGCTTCAGTGCCTTGAGCGGATCTTGATCCCACGCGAGCTTGAGGCGGTGGGTGAGGGATTGGGGTGGCGTGTCTGGGACGATGTGGAAGAAGAAATCCAAACACGGATTTGCCGTCGATAGAAACGTCGGAGAACGGTTCTCCGTGAGGCCCCTCAGATCGATTTCTGTTTTGTTGAATTCTGAGACCATAATGTCGACGAAAGCATCGCCCGTGGCAGCATCGGAGGCGACAGTGGATTTGGGTGGTTCTTGATAGATTTCCGGTGGTCCAACGAGAAGAGTGGTGAAGGGTTTTGTACAAGGGCTTTTGAGAATGTATTTGATCATTGACATTGTATGAAAGCGGCAAGATTGTATAGCAAGTTATTTATGATCCACAAATGTAAAGACAAAAAAAGAACTATAGCTCAATCACCTAAAATTCTACCGCCTCAATTCAATCGAAACGCGTCTTCTTGCCCTTCCCGAAAGCACGACAACATCTTTCTTATTCTCTCTGCTGTTGCTGCACTCCTTGAcgcaaaaagaaaagaaaagaaagcgGATGAAGAAGAAGCTGTAGCGGCGCTGGATTGGGGAAAATGTAATAGGGCTTTCactattttactttttaattatattaatagtAGTATTTTTGCAGTTAAACTTAAGAGGTGCGGTTTTTCGTGTAGAGACAAATGTGTGTGAAATGGCCacacatattttaattggaGTTAAAAAGAACTTTATTTTATATGCTAAAAtagaattataaaaatattaagtaAATACTAATTCCTTAGTATAGCAAAGTAGTGCgtatatataatgattaaatcaaatacaaaatttgaccataaattaaattttacagttttattgattaattttaattctaattttactatttttgttttttttaattaattagcttATTTAAATATGGACTtttaacataaatatatttgtatgtgtacttattttatttttaaaaacaaatttgggatattaaaaaatatatagacttttaacaataaaatattttgctcttattaattttattttatttaatttttgatccaaaattgtaaaattaagtGTGAGCTAATAATTGAAATATAACAATGACTTTAGcacaatgataaataaaattgcATGACATTTGAAAATTTAGCAAATGCATGATTAGaagaatattattatataaaagtaCATGATATATAACAAAATTACATGAAATTAATGATTGAAATGGTTGTATACTCCGTCTATAATACGTTTAAATTATTTACTACtactaattataattatcattgcactttatataaaagtgaaaatttGTTTCAGATTCAAATTCTTTATTGAATActatgaatttattttattttaaataatttctattttttatattttgattttatttaatatttatatttaattatttaatattatgtcCCACATTCGTatccgt includes these proteins:
- the LOC131021366 gene encoding uncharacterized protein LOC131021366; this encodes MSMIKYILKSPCTKPFTTLLVGPPEIYQEPPKSTVASDAATGDAFVDIMVSEFNKTEIDLRGLTENRSPTFLSTANPCLDFFFHIVPDTPPQSLTHRLKLAWDQDPLKALKLVCNLRGVKGTGKSDREGFYTAALWLHDRHPKTLAGNVAAFADFGYHKDFLEILFRILQGPNARASAKEIGEKWKAWKSAKDAWEEMKLLGDCDTDSHLLFMRQSVKAKLMWARKGLQPGKITREEKRLKMARTVVNRYNEDPHFNFLHDKVSDLFAQRLRSDMEMLKSGKLNKISLAAKWCPSLDSSFDKITLLCETIAKKVFPRAEYAEYEGVEEAHYAYRVRDRLRKEVLVPLRKALELPEVYIGANDWGSLPYKRVASVAMKTYKSKFFKHDEERFKEYLEKVKSGKAKIAAGALLPHEIIASLNDEDDGGEVAELQWKRMVEDMAKVGKLSNCLAICDVSGSMCGIPMEVSVALGVLVSELSDEPWKGKLITFSANPQLQRVRGESLKEKTEFVRRMEWGMNTDFQKVFDVILKVAEKGKLKAEEMIKRLFVFSDMEFDEASMNPWETDYEAIVRKYREKGYGECVPEIVFWNLRDSRATPVPANQAGVALVSGFSKNLMKIFLEEGGVMDPVAVMEAAIAGKKYQQLVVLD